Part of the Paenibacillus kyungheensis genome, CAGTGAGGCTGGTATGTAGGCAAATCCGCATACCCCAAGGCCAGGCTGTGATGAGGAGCGAAAATTACAGTAGCGAAGGTCATGATTTCACACTGCCAAGAAAAGTCTCTAGCCAGGAAGCAGGTGCCCGTACCGTAAACCGACACAGGTGGGTGAGAAGAGAATTCTAAGGCGCGCGGAAGAACTCTCGTTAAGGAACTCGGCAAAATGACCCCGTAACTTCGGGAGAAGGGGTGCCCCGGTAGTGTGAATAGCACGAGGGGGCCGCAGTGAAAAGGCCCAAGCGACTGTTTAGCAAAAACACAGGTCTGTGCGAAGCCGCAAGGCGAAGTATACGGGCTGACGCCTGCCCGGTGCTGGAAGGTTAAGGGGAGTGGTTAGCGCAAGCGAAGCTATGAACCGAAGCCCCAGTAAACGGCGGCCGTAACTATAACGGTCCTAAGGTAGCGAAATTCCTTGTCAGGTAAATTCTGACCCGCACGAATGGCGTAACGATTTGGGCGCTGTCTCAACGAGAGATCCGGTGAAATTTTAATACCTGTGAAGATGCAGGTTACCCGCGACAAGACGGAAAGACCCCATGGAGCTTTACTGCAACTTGATATTGAACTGGGGTGCGATTTGTACAGGATAGGTGGGAGCCGTAGACATCGGAGCGCAAGCTTCGGTTGAGGCGCCGTTGGGATACCACCCTGATCGCATTTGAGTTCTAACCTCGTACCGTGATCCGGTACAGGGACCGTGTCAGGTGGGCAGTTTGACTGGGGCGGTCGCCTCCTAAAGTGTAACGGAGGCGCCCTAAGGTTCCCTCAGAATGGTTGGAAATCATTCGAAGAGTGTAAAGGCATAAGGGAGCTTGACTGCGAGACAGACACGTCGAGCAGGGACGAAAGTCGGGCTTAGTGATCCGGTGGTACCGCATGGAAGGGCCATCGCTCAACGGATAAAAGCTACCCTGGGGATAACAGGCTTATCTCCCCCAAGAGTCCACATCGACGGGGAGGTTTGGCACCTCGATGTCGGCTCATCGCATCCTGGGGCTGAAGTAGGTCCCAAGGGTTGGGCTGTTCGCCCATTAAAGCGGTACGCGAGCTGGGTTCAGAACGTCGTGAGACAGTTCGGTCCCTATCTGTCGTGGGCGTAGGAAATTTGAGAGGAGCTGTCCTTAGTACGAGAGGACCGGGATGGACGCACCGCTGGTGTACCAGTTGTTCCGCCAGGAGCATCGCTGGGTAGCTACGTGCGGAAGGGATAAGCGCTGAAAGCATCTAAGCGTGAAGCCCCCCTCAAGATGAGATTTCCCAGTATGTAAGACCCCTTGTAGACGACGAGGTTGATAGGTTGGGGGTGGAAGTGCCGCAAGGCATGGAGCTGACCAATACTAATCGGTCGAGGGCTTATCCAATAAGCTAACACGCGATGTTTTCGTTTTCGGATTCAGTTTTCAGGGAGCAACTAACCTGTCTGTATATGATTTAATATTGGAGAGATACCCAAGTGGCTATAAGGGGACCCTCTGCTAAGGGGTTAGACTGCGTTAGCGGTGCGAGGGTTCGAATCCCTCTCTCTCCGCCACTAGAACTTATTTATAAATTTTTAGTGGATAGCAATTCATGACGATTGGTTTTTAAATGTGGCGGTGTAGCTCAGCTGGCTAGAGCGTACGGTTCATACCCGTGAGGTCGGGGGTTCGATTCCCTTCGCCGCTACCATACATATCCTGGAGATTTAGCTCAGCTGGGAGAGCATCTGCCTTACAAGCAGAGGGTCGGCGGTTCGATCCCGTCAATCTCCACCACCATATGCCGGTGTAGCTCAGTTGGTAGAGCAACTGACTTGTAATCAGTAGGTCGGGGGTTCAAATCCTCTCGCCGGCACCATTTTTATTTCTATGTATTATAACCCTGGAACCGTGGTGTAGGGGTTAACATGCCTGCCTGTCACGCAGGAGATCGCGGGTTCAAATCCCGTCGGTTCCGCCATTTTTTTAATTAAATAAAATGTAATGAATACAGTATGGCTCGGTAGCTCAGTCGGTAGAGCAGAGGACTGAAAATCCTCGTGTCGGCGGTTCGATTCCGTCCCGAGCCACCATTTTTTTGTTCATTATGGAGGCTTAGCGAAGTGGCCAAACGCAGCAGACTGTAAATCTGTTCTCTCCGAGTTCGGTGGTTCGAATCCATCAGCCTCCACCAGTTTTATTTACGTTAAACTTAATATGAGTCATTAGCTCAGTCGGTAGAGCACCTGACTTTTAATCAGGGTGTCGAAGGTTCGAGCCCTTCATGACTCATCATATGAAAAAGCATCTTGCTATTAAGCAAGGTGCTTTTTGTTTTGTCTGCTTTTTTGTATAATTTGAGGGAGTAGTCTTATTTTATTTATTTCTGATTAATAGTGTAGGGTAGCCATCAGTGTACGATTCTAGCTATGGAAGGAATTTATGATATGCATTGGAGTACATTAAAAGAACATATTGAATCAATCATAGATTACCGTATTGAAGAACAGTCTGTGGCTTTGAAAGATTGGGCATCGGATACGTATCAAGCAGGTCTAGAAGAAAGTGGATGGATCGCTGTGAAGCAGGATCTTACTGTAGTCACATTATGGCAGATTCAACCGAAAGCTATTTCTCCAAGTAATTCGAGTCTTTCGCAAGAGTTACTAGATAGTGATCATCAACAAGTCATAGGCAAGCTTAAATCGTTGTTAGAGTTATTGTTGCCTGCTTTTACAGCGTCTATGGCTATAGGAAATCATGCTTCTTCGTTGTCTATTCGTGAACAAGGGATACAAGAGTTAAGTACCTGGATGATGGAACAACTAGATAGCGGACAGTCAAAAGCGAGTATTCCTAATGGATACCTTTTGAAAGAAAGATTAACCAGCTCGATGATTCCGTTTCTACTGGTAGCTGATAGTGTACAAACAGGAACATTAGCAACCAAAGAGTTAGAAAAGTTGCTATATAGCTATTTTGGTGGAGAAGTACTGTTATTGCCATTATCTGAAAATGAGTGGTTTATTCTGACGAATCGTGAATTGATTGAAGATAGTTCTGATCTCAAGCAAAGTAGTAGTCGGGATGCTAATGTAGAGATAGAAGATACAGAAGAAGATATACTGATGGAATTTTCGTTAGGGTTATATGAATTGATTGCTAGCGAATGGGTAGGTATATTCCATATTGGAGTGTCTAAGCCTATTATTCCTAGTGAAAAGTTATTATCTGAAGTCTCTTTATTGAAGGAAACCGTTGCTTTGGGTAGATTATTTCATGTGAAAGATCATATTCATCTTCCGTGGGAATTGTCTTTGGAACGTTTATTATATCGGATTCCTGATGAAGATCGTGCTGATTTTGT contains:
- a CDS encoding PucR family transcriptional regulator, yielding MHWSTLKEHIESIIDYRIEEQSVALKDWASDTYQAGLEESGWIAVKQDLTVVTLWQIQPKAISPSNSSLSQELLDSDHQQVIGKLKSLLELLLPAFTASMAIGNHASSLSIREQGIQELSTWMMEQLDSGQSKASIPNGYLLKERLTSSMIPFLLVADSVQTGTLATKELEKLLYSYFGGEVLLLPLSENEWFILTNRELIEDSSDLKQSSSRDANVEIEDTEEDILMEFSLGLYELIASEWVGIFHIGVSKPIIPSEKLLSEVSLLKETVALGRLFHVKDHIHLPWELSLERLLYRIPDEDRADFVARADRYSDMLDDEETVATLETFFKMDCNVSETAKQLYIHRNTLLYRLDKIKQETELDVRKFEDAVLMKLTLLLYKVTKS